Proteins from a single region of Caldisericota bacterium:
- a CDS encoding RnfABCDGE type electron transport complex subunit D, giving the protein MDENLVDLIVTSSPHIRDKAKVSLIMRGVLIALMPATIAGLYFFGVGHTLGVIIVSILSAVVAEYLSCLIFRTKATVYDLSAAVTGLLLALTLPPSSPYWMVAVGAFVAIILGKWIFGGIGSNPFNPALVGRAFLMISWPTYMTIWVKPFTQSVFPPTSAITTATPLNIIKLKGFSELLTMFDGSRLIMYKSLFLGNVAGSIGETSALLLLIGGIVLIAKKIIDWRIPAGFIGTVFILSAVFNRDPIFSILSGGLFLGAFFMATDYSSSPITVKGRLWYGISLGVLTVIFRQFGASPEGIMFSILIMNCFVPFFDKMLPRVYGHLALKRRTSI; this is encoded by the coding sequence ATGGATGAAAATTTGGTTGATCTTATTGTAACATCCTCCCCACACATTCGTGATAAAGCAAAGGTTTCTCTCATTATGAGAGGGGTTTTGATTGCTCTTATGCCTGCCACAATAGCAGGATTGTATTTCTTTGGAGTTGGACATACATTAGGCGTTATCATCGTTTCTATTTTATCTGCAGTTGTTGCCGAGTATCTAAGTTGCTTGATTTTCAGAACTAAGGCGACAGTATATGATTTATCTGCTGCAGTTACAGGATTGCTCCTGGCACTAACTCTTCCACCATCTTCACCGTACTGGATGGTAGCAGTCGGCGCTTTTGTAGCAATAATACTTGGAAAATGGATTTTTGGTGGCATAGGTTCTAATCCATTTAATCCGGCACTTGTTGGAAGAGCATTTCTTATGATTTCTTGGCCTACATATATGACGATATGGGTAAAACCTTTTACGCAAAGCGTTTTCCCTCCCACAAGTGCAATTACAACGGCTACTCCGCTTAATATTATAAAGTTGAAGGGATTTTCTGAGTTGCTTACAATGTTTGATGGTTCCAGGTTGATTATGTATAAATCCCTTTTTCTAGGTAATGTAGCTGGTTCGATTGGGGAAACATCTGCGCTACTTTTACTTATAGGTGGAATTGTTCTTATTGCAAAAAAGATTATTGATTGGCGTATTCCTGCCGGTTTTATCGGAACAGTTTTTATCCTATCCGCTGTTTTTAATAGAGACCCTATTTTTTCTATTCTTTCAGGTGGTCTGTTTCTTGGTGCATTTTTTATGGCAACAGATTATAGCTCTTCTCCCATTACTGTTAAGGGAAGATTATGGTATGGCATTTCATTAGGAGTCTTGACGGTTATTTTCAGGCAATTTGGTGCCTCTCCCGAAGGAATTATGTTTTCAATATTAATTATGAATTGCTTTGTGCCATTTTTTGATAAAATGCTTCCAAGGGTATATGGCCACCTTGCTCTCAAAAGAAGGACAAGTATATGA
- a CDS encoding FMN-binding protein yields MNKILKLTLILGIIGAISGGALAAVYKVTGPVIRAQDAKTLQVGLSEVFPGDYQFERLNEEFELPDPVVQIDGAYIVKSNKGIVGLVLQVTSPGSQAPIKMLVGTKKDRTVSGVKILESLETPGLGANASNPDYYVDKENKLSFLDQFKGKKISDNFIPKEDVIAITGATITSDAIAKGVKAAGKVTHNYFKEMEGPE; encoded by the coding sequence ATGAATAAAATACTAAAATTAACATTGATACTTGGTATTATAGGTGCGATATCAGGCGGTGCTCTGGCAGCTGTTTATAAGGTCACTGGACCGGTTATAAGAGCACAGGATGCGAAGACATTACAGGTAGGGCTTTCAGAAGTTTTCCCTGGAGATTATCAATTTGAAAGGTTAAATGAAGAGTTCGAATTGCCTGATCCAGTTGTACAAATTGATGGTGCGTATATTGTCAAGTCTAACAAGGGAATTGTCGGATTAGTATTGCAAGTCACTTCTCCTGGTAGCCAGGCTCCGATTAAAATGCTTGTTGGAACAAAAAAAGACAGAACTGTAAGTGGGGTTAAAATTTTGGAAAGCCTTGAAACTCCAGGACTCGGTGCAAACGCTTCTAACCCTGATTATTATGTGGATAAAGAAAATAAATTATCATTTCTTGACCAATTTAAGGGTAAGAAAATTTCTGATAATTTTATCCCCAAGGAAGACGTCATTGCAATTACAGGAGCTACAATTACTTCTGACGCTATTGCAAAAGGGGTAAAAGCAGCCGGGAAAGTTACGCATAATTATTTTAAAGAAATGGAGGGACCGGAATGA